acacaacacAGCTATATATAGTCGAATTTAGTTTAGATTCCTTCCCGCAGCTATATAATAGTCGAATTTAGTTTAGATTCATTCCCGCAGGGTTTGAGTTGTATGGTTTTTGTTTATCAATGCTTGCGCATCAATGACGCATACATTAAGTAATCATGTATCTCTAATAtgtctaataataatataagcaTGAATAAAGAGATGTTAAACCTTTAAAACAGTCTACTCATATTTTTGCACGTGTTTCATTGTACGAAAATACGGGGATAACAAATATTTAATCTAATTGATTATATAGGATTACAAATAATTCAGTAATTCATGGTTGTGAAATATCGACTATTAGTTAGTATctagaaatagaaaatgctTGCGTAAGACGTCTATGGGAGAAATAGGATGTCTTCAATGAACAATGACAAATATAAAACAATAGCACTTGTTTCCTATACTTAATTTaccatattattttcatcagtGTGATACTTATTTACAATCAACTTTCAGCCAATTCACAAGAGCCCTAACACTTCATATGGCAGCAGAGCTTCGTGGGGTGAAACGGATAATCAACGATCGCTCGGTACGTCCAACGAAATCCAACGAATGCTGGCATCcgtggaacaaaaaatatgtgaTCAGACTTCAGCACACCGTGAATTGAGGGAagatttccaaaaaatttcaaccacaGTCGATGCTGTCTGCTTGGAGAATAAGTCCCTTCGCgaatattgtgaaaaacttGAAGGAAGACTGGCAGCACTGGAGTCCAAGTGCCTCCACGAACATTATCAAAAACATGAAGGAAGACTGGCGGATCTGGAGACTAGAAGTCCCGATCACGAAGCGGATCTCGCACCAGCAATGATTCTCCGCAACCCTATCTGCAATATGCGATCTGATTCTACGGATCCTATTTACAAGGAAAACGGTCGTCATTTACGTTCACATCATCAGAACGGGCCTCCTCCACTCGTACCGAATATAATTTCACCGCAGGTCTTTCCCAGTCCCCTTCATTACTACTCCCACGCAGGAATGCACCTGGTTCCGATGGAAAATGATATGTCCGCGAATTACGATTGCGTAAACGGTCAAATGATATCTACACCGAAGATGTACACCGCTAACAGTCTACCAGACGAAAGACTGGCACTTTTGCATCGTGCACAAGATATTGCGCGTAGACTAAGATATGCATTTGTAACTGAGGGTTCTAATGGTATTATTTACTTACAAAAGGATAAGCATTCGGAACCCCTGCCAATCTACGGACATGGAGATTTAAATAATCTCGAGAATCCGCAAGTTTAACGTTTGCTTTTGGGTAATTGATTCTGTGAAAAGATACGCCGTCGTATTAATTGTCGTTCCGCGTACTAATACATTAACATATACTTGTTACCTTATTCAATTAGTCAGAAGGACTTGAAATGTAACAAGTCTTGTTATCATTAAACATCTATCTTTACCTATGAGCAGTATcaaaagcttgaaaaaaattagtttattcctcttttttgttctctattttttcttgtctaattttttattttgatatatTTTGTACGTTTGTGTCAtatgtttattcaataaaactCTGAGAGATTTTCATATTCCATCCAACATTACGCGTATACTTTTAACGATCTTCCATACCTCACGAATTCCTCAGgaaaaattcttattcattGAGCTAATAGAAATCTTTGTCAAACTGTTAGAGAGTAGGTTGTTTAGCGTTAATCAATTATTCACTGTCACAATCGGAATAATGGATCGTGATGCTTCTTATAATTAGAACAATGCAGGATAGTTGCGAATAGTAAGTTCTACAGTGTTGATGCTGCTGAAGGTGTGAATTTTGTTCGTCATGTACAGTAAAGTGTTGTTGATTGCAACATAAAGTTGATATTCATGATTTTCTCCCAATTTATAGCTGCaagaattgtatttttatgaCACCCGTATTCACTTTTACCTAAGCTATATAGATATGTGAGATAATTATAACAACATTATGACCAACTTGTGATCGGCTTATTCTCCGCATCTGATAACCCGGTAATCTAgtgaattttacgaaattttacgCTGAGAAAGATCGATCAGGTACAATAATACGATATTATACGTTGCTCGGGGTCGCACAATATCCTCTATTACCAGAAGCGATTTGTAAAGATCCCGAGCACTCAATAGCGTTAATATCCTCCCGGTGACAAATGAGCGTACGACGCCGCAGGACGTCCGGCGTCCCGATGCCACGCGCTTCTTCTTGTCCCAAGAGaagtatctgaaaaaaatcaacgtcTAAATGCTGCCGCGTTTTAACACTAGCGAAGTTTTCCTTCCGTTCATCAAATATCATCTAGAATAAAAACCGTTGAAAGCTATACAGGTAATGTACTTTGAAAAAGGATATGCCGCGTATTACCTTGAACGCGGATTTAAGTGGTAAAGGAtacattttttggaaaaagtgaatatttttagagtGCCGAAAAATAAAAGCTACATCTATGCACAACTCACACCTCAAGGTGTAGAGAATACTTTATCCTTTTGAGTACTACGGGAAATAATTGTTTAGTCATTCCTAGGAGGGTGTGAGCACGATGTGCCAGATAATTAACCCGGCACAAAGGCCACAgttataactatatatatactctGTCCTCCAGTGGTATAGCGAACGATATTGGAGTTATTCGAACTGTTTTCATCTATGATGCCAACCGACATGTTATAGGCGAGTGACTTTGCTTTATAACAATACCTCTACCCCTATGCTGTACGTGTGCCCGTACAAACGCGGGGTGACCGATTGTAAAGTTACTGGCACCGTCTGGTACACCGATCAACAATACGCGTTCTATCTGTACGGCACGGATATGATCGTTTTACCTTCAAACTGAACCTTTTGTTGGTTTCTTCAGCACGCGTGATCTTTGACAAAAGTCTAAGATTGCCTCACCTCTTGTGCATATTCTATAGTATTGTCCTCCCCGTGTcgcgaaagaaaattaataggAGAATGCTCGTATTTATGGTATGATTGTTACCCATGTTAAATActtgtatttgaaaatagtaATTAAGCTCTGACGTAATTCTCGATGAAATTTGTGCTTTGCGAATATTGAATAGTTATTAAGggggtgccctggtcgattttgacgtttacgtatatatctccaaatatcgaagtccacgtatATCAAACGCGAAAGAGGGTTTGACAGCCCCATTCTACACGCAATTCTCAACAAAAACACTCCGaagcattttcatttgacgcagaaataaagaaatggcatgaattATATGAATTTACGATTACGATTTCGTGGAATCCGTGCCATTTCTtgatttctgcgtcaaatgaaattCTATTGGAGTGATTTTGATCACAATTCCGTAAAGAATTCGCGTTAAGACTTTTTAGCGATTCTAATACGTGGACTTCGATCATTGGACATATgcacgtcaacgtcgaaacaGACTAGGTCACTCCCTTACAATTAGCGCATGGCAGGAATATAATTCACGATGAAAACATTTCATACCGAATCTCCAAAAATATATTCTGAtagaaagaattttatttttgtccgACCTCCCATGACGAAACGCCTTTTCGCGCATGTGAAATTTCCGTTCGCAAACACACATTTGCCAGCGGGTGGACATTTGCGAAAGgtgaattttcgaaagtatTAGGACAGCGAAAAATCGTGTACATAACTGGCGGAAGGCGATTTCATTCGTGCGATCACCATCCTCCTGAAATCGCCTTCTTCCCGCGCTTGGTAAACAACGCACTATTATGTAGTATTGAAGAATATTGTATGCGAAATAACGTCAGatctattttcattcgaattttgTGTTGTAGTCGCGGATGAGATATTTGTCACGAGGGCGAAACGCACGCTTTCAAGTGCTAACGCGGATACGATGATACGCAATTCTCTGTCATTCGTCAAATATGAGTCAATAACTCACTGATAAAAACGCAGGCGTatactttcaaatattttcaggtgTTGTGCACCATTGCAAAGCATTAAAAATCCGTGGATACTCCGCCCACGCGAAGAAGACACCGCCCCCGTTGACATGCGCCCTGGCACCCCTATCTTGctcttttcattttacttctCACCTGGACAATTTATTGCTATCACAACGGTTGTGGGATTTGGTAAACTTTTTAGTACACTTGTTGTCGAAGTTTcagatatatattttcactGTGGAATTTTCAAGCATAACCGAGAAAAGTAGAATTAGAAAGTGGGCTCTCGTTTTATTTGACGGCTAACAAGCGCgcgacaatttttaaaatgtcAGGTGAGCTCAGTGTCGGCGTGAAATATTGGTTTACTTACTTTTATGACAActatgaatttaattttcagtaGCGTTTCCCATTTACgggtttgcaattttttcgaaataatcaTATTCCGAGTATCGTAGTTTTAATGagtaggtaaaaaaaatttgcctcAGCTAGTTTTATCTAACCGCCAAAAGAAATTGACTGCCACGGGATTTTAAGAAatacttttttaaattaaaatagatcAGGAAACTCCCCTTGATCTAAGTTGCAACGGGACGTCGAGATCAAGTATTCGCGGACTAATAAGATGTCCGCGAAAACTACCCTGTCCAACTTGCGGTAAACATTTTGATCGTCCATCGCTTTTGAAACGACATCTTCGCACGCATACGGGTAAGTTGAATTCAACATTGTGCTTACTAAACGCGTTAACGGGCAATTTTCGTGATGGTTTTCTGTCATTTCGTGTAGTAAATTTGACTCCGCTCATTATTTGGGTGAGCCTCGATCGACAGTGTTACTGGAAAGGGTTGAACAAACCACCTGCAAAATTCAGGCAAAGGAATTATACTGTCTATTCAGGCTGACAATAATTAAGGAGGTGGtacattataaattttgattaccAATAACTTTTTTGTAACGTACGTTTTAGGGGAAAAGCCGCACGGCTGTTTAGTgtgcggaaaaaaatttagcacCAGCAGTTCGTTAAATACGCATGCTAGGATTCACACCGGAGAAAGACCGCACGAGTGTCCAATCTGTGGAAAAAGATTTACCGCTTCCTCGAATTTGTACTATCATCGAATGACTCACTACAAGGTTATTATTGCATTACATGTTTGAAATGTAGATCGATAGATACATCatgattgaatttgaattttggtCCCCTGAGAATCCAATTTTTGTGCTCTTTTCGCTTGAAATTCTCCGGTCTTTTTCGCTTTTTGTCTCCGGATTACAAGGCATCAAAAATAGTCAAAAATATTCGCCCAAGTTACATACTTTCGTTTTCAAATCAATCTGTTCTCTTGAAAACGGACCAGTTACTAACTAAACCGTTGTTTAATCGTTACAGGAAAAACCTCACAAATGCAACGAATGTGGCCGCTCGTTTCCAACGCCCGGAGATTTGAGAGCTCACGGATATTCGCACACCGGCGATTGGCCGCTAAGGTGTCCAATTTGCGCTAGAGGATTTTGCAAGCCTGCGGCACTACATCATCACGTGCAGCTTCATAGCGGTACggatgtataaattatattctaAAATATGTACCTGTTACTGTAACATTTTTCGTTATTCGCGAAAGTAGATCGGTGatgttttatttgtttggaattgtcacatttttgtttATGCGGCGTATCAttagatttatatttttatttcaggaGATCGACCTCACTATTGCAAGTTATGCaacaaaaaattctcagtTACAAGCAACTTGCGAGCTCACGAGCGAACCCACTACTCAGAAACTGTGACCATAATTTCTTCCACTCGAGATAATATACGCAACGACAACGTCACGTTGATCAACAACTTAAACGACGGATCGAAAGGTGAAACAACGATACAAATTCCTACTCCAATTTTTCCGTGGAACCCTTGGCTTCCGTTACAATATTCGAAGTAAAATCTTCTACAAATAGAACAATGTTGTATTACATTTAATTAAACCATGCCGTCGTATACAATATTTAGTCCGGTTTTTCTACGTAAATGATGACGGGGTAGGTGGAAAAGGTCTCTTTATCTAAATATATATtgcaattgtttatttaactttATTTGCTTATGGCTTAGCTATAACAGAATCGATATCGATGTTGATCGTATTTTCAATGCAATCGGTTTCCATGGTCAATGTCTTCGTATCTTTATCATCATCGTTTTCCTTGTCGTCAGCAACGTccatcttttcttctttcggtTCAGTCTCCATCACCACTTCCATTTTCGTTCCGTTATCCTCGTCAATGGCTTCCTTGTCTTCTTTCACTTCAACGTCGGGAGATTTCTGTTCATCTTCGTTGgttgattcttttttctctctttcgtcTTCCTCTGCTTTGTTTGCGGCAGATTGGGCGGCCTGCGTTTGCGACGATGTATCGCATTTCAAAATCTCACGCAATGCCATCGTCGCGTACGTGCTCGGCCTGAGAGACATCTCAACGATTAATGCCTTGTACCTGCCCTCTGGAACATATTGAAAAAACCATTAGCACAATTAACTTTCAAGCGACATAATAGTTTTTGTTGTGATATGTAAAGGTAAAACATGTGTAGAAATAAATCCTGTCACATACCTGGGTTTTCCTTTGGTGCTGGTAGGCCTCGCATTTCATCAATATCGCACAGAATCAGATCGTCGTATCTTTCTTGGTACCGCATGATTCGCCAAGAGATATCAGATGGAATTTCCAACATCTTTCTGTATGCCCCACCCAATgtatattttctgaaaaaaaaaattaattttaatgataataagtatatgtatatgctgTCTTGTACCGACTATAAGTTCATGTTTTATGTGGTGAATGTGATGCATAATACTTGTGTACGCGGGATCAATTGATATCCgtgtaaatttgtaaaatgtaCCTTATAACAAACTCACTGAGCTATTTTATTCCACTGTATAACCATAAGTGTTTACTACTGAAATCTATTTCGTGAATCGAAACAAGATTGAATCAGTgacgaaaaatgtgaaaaaaatgtattacttTGCAGCTTAAGATTAACCTCAAAATAGTGATAAGTTGGTCAAACATTGGTATGTTTGcctttattacggtttactgaatttcagacgaTTCTAAAGTTGCATAATAACGGTTTTCTTGTAAATGTAGCGTTACATTAACATTACAAGTTTCAATATCATGatttaaaaatgagaaattttaatCCGAGCAAATTAATCTTTAATGTTAATGAAGTTACCTGTTTTTTTGTCTGAGATCTGTAGTTAAACCATCCTTAGCAAGGATTTCATCAAACCATGGTTTGGCATATGTTGGGTAAGTCACTCTCCATCCAGGTTGAGGCATAACAATATCAGCCAGTGTGTAATCAGATAAATCTTCCTCAGTCAAAATTTTAACAGCTGGGAGACTACGCAGATCTTCTTTGTCTACTTCAGCTGTGTTTTTATCTTGGTTCAAGTCATTCTTGACTTCCTCCACCTTCTCTGTGTCTTTTGCAACACCCAAGTTATTCTCATTGTCAACAGCTGGAACAATTTCCATATTTACTTCATCtacttcaattttcgttgaatCCTTTGCCTCAATTTCTGGATCCTCGactttattttcctctttattTTCGACTGCttccctcttcctctctctttcctgCCCATTTTCTGTATCTTTTGCAGCATCCGCGTTATTCTCATTATCAATAGCTGGAGCTAATTCCATATTTACTTCatctatttcaattttcattgcatCCTTTCCCTCAATTTGAGTATCCTCAACCTTATGTCCCTCTTTATTTTCGGCTGCTTCTTCTGGTTTGCCTACTTCGGTCAAATCGCTTTTATTAGCTCTATTTTTGTCCGTGGCAGGATTTTGCTTCTTATCATTTTCACTCTCGTCTTCGTTATGGTGATGACTAAAGTCTAATCTATCAGTCTCTTCATTAAAGTTACGATTTTCGTACACCAAATCCCCAACCACAGGTTTTGGTCCCAACTCTTTTATCCTCCTAGACACCATTAGGTTCCAGATAAAACTCTGATAGGCATGAATGTACATTAAACTTGTGTTCCTGGGAATCCAGTCTAACGCTCCTTGAGGATTTTTGTCGCCACAGACGTGAAGACCCCACAAGAGTTTGGCTTCTATTTTATCAGGCCTGCTAATTCGTTTGAATGCTGCATGAGCATCCTTAGATTTTTGATATATCTCTCTAGCTTCGACAAGATCCCTTTGCAGTTCACCAGCTCGCGGTTTTAATATGAGTTCAATTGCTTCATGCCATTTGCCTTGCAATAACGCTTTTCCAATTTCATGTGTTGGAATTGCAGCTACTGTTCCGAACCTCTGAAGACCGTAATAATTAATGAACCCATTGTCACGCAACGAAGTCATAGCTTTGTCAATTTCCTCATCAGATCCAGTAACACTTCTCAATGCAATGCTGAACCGGTTTCCACTCAACATTCCGAGTTTGAGGGGCTCGTCACAAAATTTGAAGTTACCAACGTAAGCACCTCGGACTGATTTCGCTGCTGCCAAAATGTCGagtggatttatttttttcaaactaacCCATTGGGTCGTTCGGGCTCTACGATCCTTTGTTCCGGCATAGTTAAACATGTTGGATTTCAATCTTAAATACATTCCCATTTGGTTTAACGCGTCCATTGTGTCAATGTTCACTTTGTGGAGAAGAAATTGACAATAATTTCCACCACGGCGAGCCCAATCCACGCGTTGATCTCGGCGGAACATGCGCCCTGAAAGTTATATCAAAATACtagaataatattcaaatttttcaaaaactatcCCAGTACACGATTTGCACAAGGAAAAGTgaatttattgtgaaaatacTATAAAAATTTAGACTCTTCGTAACCCACCACTTTGTTTCTGCTTGTTAACCTTGGCGacaacgatgaattttgtttcCCCTTTTTCCATGGTTTGGCTAATGGTATTTGGTATTTTCTTTGCAATTGCATGAATAGCACGGCGCTCGTCTTTGTTCATAGTAGTGACGTTGATTTCCACAGACAAAACCACACTGTCAGCTTCTATCAGTGTTTCCAATTGTTTCCAAACTTCTGGAGGAATTTCCTTTTTCAGATCTTCCATATTCTCCAGTTGATCTGGTTCTGGAGGTATGGTCTGGTTTGTGAGTTTGGCTATTTCACCGTTCAAAGTTATTTCGTGTACATGGAAGTCTCCGTATCTCTCCTTTACAACACCTGAGAATCCGTTATGATTTCCGACGAATTCAGTGACGCCAATGTCCACTTCTTTCAATCGATTTCCTACCTCCATTTTCAGTCTTTTGCCATCGATGTCGAGATTTCCCTGGTTTCTTTTGTTCCCTCTTCTGTTTTGGTTGCCGCCTCGGTAGCctatgaaagaataaaaataaaataaactgaaCGATTCAATGAAAATCCCATCTATTACCAGGTGTCACATGGATAGGGTAATAAACTAGGATGTTGCAACCTTGCTAAATTTTGTtcctttaaaaattttgacctGATAGTGATACTTGGCGCTTTCACACCTTTGACGAAAATATGGAATTTACCTCTACCTCTACCGCGATAGCCACGGTATCCACCGCCTCCGCGATGACCCCAACCatcgccgccgccgccgtaATAACCTCCCCTGGAGAACGATCGTCCACCCCCATGGAAAATCCGATCAGTATGACCGCGATGACCGGTTTGTCCCCTGCCGTCAGAGCTGCCGGTACCGGCTTGTTTACCGTCACCGTTTCTCTGCATTCTTTTATGTACTTAATAATACTCAACTTAAACTATAGCCGCTTTAAGTATCGCTATGAGATCACATTGATATGTGAAGTAGACtggtttaattttcaaattagaagagaaaatttttgatagcTGTTCGTGAACCACGTTGGCAGACTACCCTACTCTACACAAGAATCACGAGTCAGATTAACCGAATGAAATTTAGGTTATGTCCTTTCGCGCGGTCTCACGGTCGTTGAAAGAGTTGGCCTCGGCCCGTCGGACAGGCACGAATCGAAGAAACACCGGATCCGAGACAACgatttaatttgaattaatgCCGCGCCTTATCTCGAAATCCCTTCAGTTAACACCTTCAGGCACCTTCACAATTGTTGGAGGTCTTTGAAGTACATATCAACATGAAGACCCACGTAATACTTGCGCgttacaaatataataaatttgaatacaatTCACTGCCATTCAATGTCataattttaacgaaatcTTCATTATTCAAATCACTCAGTAATTCGAATACAAGGCAAAAGCAATAATCGAATAGCTGTCGCATAAGCATGACTGCAATCATTTCATATACCTTTGGATGCCTGaggaaatttcaattttgggAATGATTAATGGTTACtcttaaatgtttttttttcattgcgatATATTTGTTGTTGCATGCACGGTGATGTGGTCTCGTTTTCGTAATATGTTCGTAAGTAAATTCCGCGTTCCATCCTTATCAACAAAATACGTGTACACTAGGTTGCCTTCAGCAGGGCGCATGGTAGCAATGAAGATTTTTGTTTCCACATCCACGTCAGCAATTCATGAATCTCGTGGAGTGGCTAGTAATATAATCCAATAGATCACTTAGGACAATTAGACACATTTACATAGGCTAATTGGTGATTGCAGAAGGACTATAACGCTCTATCTACCGCTGCTTAGAATGAGAATATTGGCGTTTGCCTTAACGTCGATAAAGTATATTTCTGAGCTTATTAATATgtccgaattatttgaaaaagcTCTGCATGTATTCTGAAAACATCAAGTTTTGCAACGTTTTTTCCAAGTAGTCTGCAAATGTGATCCTCcagttttttcaaacacgtGTTCCAAAAAATGCACAAGCGCCAAATACATTTCAGAGTTTGTTAAGAAAAATTGCACTGGTATTGAGTTTACGCGATGTAAACGCAGCATGTACCCTGTACGAAGACCATATAGTAAACTCTAAAGTCAAGTACCAAAACAAATTACAAGTAGGGAGCATCACTCGGGTGCTCTTGGTAAGTGGGAGGAGGTAACATCATCTGAGGTGCTACATATTCAGCAGTCAGTTCGCTAACCGCAGGTTTCCGAGCAACGTAAATTTCGGAAGTAGCTGAAGCATTAGAAAAGCACTTCCGAGGAATactgaaaaattctatttccaTTTGTTGTTGTTTAATGCGAGAAAATTGTATTGAACAAGAGGTCCAGATGCAAATATTGCGTTACATCGACTAAATAATATACGGAATATTTGTGAGGTATAaagtaaatattgtaataaaaaagacATATCAGTGATGACATGAAGTGGACATTACATATCGAAATACTTTTCCTGTACGTTGTAACTTGCCAAGAGTATGGAATTCAGGTATGTATACAATTTCATAGAGTGTATCATAAATAAGCTTAGGTACGTATATATCGGATCCGATGTACACTTTCCGAACGATATCGATTCAACGGCATAATCACTGCATAATGAACCGAGCATCTAATATTCGTAAGTTCTTTGAACTTTCGTAGTCATGCCGCAAGAAGTGTCAAAATTCTTCACCGGTTCCGGTTTTTTCGGTCTCGGGTGCATTTCAATGACTTGTAAAGAATTAGATAACTCAAAAGAGGTCATTGATCATCATCTAACGTAATGACGCAAATGTGGTCTACTATACAGAACTTtaagtatataaatatgagACATTTCTTGCGCCAGTGAAATCAAGTGGTTTCGCTTACGCGGGTGATTTCGGCGAATAAAGCGCGTTGGTTCATACGTAGATCTGAACTACGGTATATATCAGGCATCAGCAAAAGCATCATAAAATTTTCCTACCCTTCGAATTGTACCAGAATCATCGTTTTCAATGACAAAAATGACTTATATGCAATGGCGGCAAAGcacgggggggggggcgagGATTGGGTCAAGTTAAGCAACAAGGAGGCTTCGGTCCGATACAGGTATAACTTACGAATCAGATATAATCTTGCGAACATTATTTCCAATTATGACGatagatataggtatataatataagtagAGGAAGTTTGGCAATAGGTGTCGATAACATCGCGTAACAATAAATATCCGGAGCGTATGTATGCTTTATGCATACGTATAGCTGCAACTGTCCGGAAACGAAGAatcggttctttttttttaaaaggaATCGGTGTAACATGTACTGCgtagaaaatattatatttacagaTTGATGCAATTTTGTGAGCACATAGGATATGGGTTGCATAAAACTGACTGGCCAAGTTACGCGATAGATATTCACTGTCAATGGCGTGCTCCGGTGTGTGACACAGTTTCATTGCACATA
The Neodiprion fabricii isolate iyNeoFabr1 chromosome 1, iyNeoFabr1.1, whole genome shotgun sequence DNA segment above includes these coding regions:
- the LOC124187887 gene encoding zinc finger protein 239-like — its product is MSDQETPLDLSCNGTSRSSIRGLIRCPRKLPCPTCGKHFDRPSLLKRHLRTHTGEKPHGCLVCGKKFSTSSSLNTHARIHTGERPHECPICGKRFTASSNLYYHRMTHYKEKPHKCNECGRSFPTPGDLRAHGYSHTGDWPLRCPICARGFCKPAALHHHVQLHSGDRPHYCKLCNKKFSVTSNLRAHERTHYSETVTIISSTRDNIRNDNVTLINNLNDGSKGETTIQIPTPIFPWNPWLPLQYSK
- the LOC124179153 gene encoding pseudouridylate synthase 7 homolog is translated as MQRNGDGKQAGTGSSDGRGQTGHRGHTDRIFHGGGRSFSRGGYYGGGGDGWGHRGGGGYRGYRGRGRGYRGGNQNRRGNKRNQGNLDIDGKRLKMEVGNRLKEVDIGVTEFVGNHNGFSGVVKERYGDFHVHEITLNGEIAKLTNQTIPPEPDQLENMEDLKKEIPPEVWKQLETLIEADSVVLSVEINVTTMNKDERRAIHAIAKKIPNTISQTMEKGETKFIVVAKVNKQKQSGRMFRRDQRVDWARRGGNYCQFLLHKVNIDTMDALNQMGMYLRLKSNMFNYAGTKDRRARTTQWVSLKKINPLDILAAAKSVRGAYVGNFKFCDEPLKLGMLSGNRFSIALRSVTGSDEEIDKAMTSLRDNGFINYYGLQRFGTVAAIPTHEIGKALLQGKWHEAIELILKPRAGELQRDLVEAREIYQKSKDAHAAFKRISRPDKIEAKLLWGLHVCGDKNPQGALDWIPRNTSLMYIHAYQSFIWNLMVSRRIKELGPKPVVGDLVYENRNFNEETDRLDFSHHHNEDESENDKKQNPATDKNRANKSDLTEVGKPEEAAENKEGHKVEDTQIEGKDAMKIEIDEVNMELAPAIDNENNADAAKDTENGQERERKREAVENKEENKVEDPEIEAKDSTKIEVDEVNMEIVPAVDNENNLGVAKDTEKVEEVKNDLNQDKNTAEVDKEDLRSLPAVKILTEEDLSDYTLADIVMPQPGWRVTYPTYAKPWFDEILAKDGLTTDLRQKNRKYTLGGAYRKMLEIPSDISWRIMRYQERYDDLILCDIDEMRGLPAPKENPEGRYKALIVEMSLRPSTYATMALREILKCDTSSQTQAAQSAANKAEEDEREKKESTNEDEQKSPDVEVKEDKEAIDEDNGTKMEVVMETEPKEEKMDVADDKENDDDKDTKTLTMETDCIENTINIDIDSVIAKP